CAGTTTGTGTAATGTCACTTACAAGATTATCTCAAAAGTTCTTGTCAACAGATTTAAAACTGTCTTAGACTGCTGCATTAGCTCTTCTCAGTCTGCCTTTGTGCCTAATAGGCAGATTCTGGACAATGTAATAGTGGCACATGAGagtattcattttttaaataataggAGAACTGGCAAAGATGGTTATATGGCTATCAAGCTCGATATGTCTAAGGCTTATGATAGGGTTGAATGGGTGTTTCTGGCTAAAATGATGCAACAAATGGGGTTTTGTCCAGTTTGGATTCAGTGGATTTTAGAGTGCATCACTAGTGTCACATATTCTGTGAATGTTAATGGGGAAAAAAGGGGGTTTATCAAGCCTTCTAGAGGCTTAAGGCAGGGGGATCCCCTATCCCCCTACCTTTTTCTGATATGTGCAGAAGGTTTTTCTGCTCTGCTCAGAAGAGCTAATAGACAAGGTAGAATGTCTGGAATGAAGATTGCTAATGAAGCTCCTAGCTTGTCTCATCTCTTCTTTGCAGATGATTCACTGATTTTCTGCAGAGCCAAGGTTGGGGAGGCGGTGCAGCTCATGCAGGTGTTGGAAGAATATGGGCGAGCATCTGATCAGTTGATCAACAAAGATAAATCCTCCATCTTTTTCAGCAAAAATGTCAAAGGAAGGAGAAAGGAAGAGGTGCTTAAGGAGCTGGAAGGCATGAGGGAGGTTCATCAGAGCAAATATCTTGGGCTTCCTATGGTTATAGGAAGATCAAAGAGGCAAGTATTCGAGTTCATCAGACAGAAAGCAGTTAAAAGACTTGGGGGTTGGAAGGAAAAACTTCTCAGTCAAGCAGGAAAGGAGACTTTACTGAAATCTGTCATCCTAGCTCTCCCTGCATATGCCATGTCTTGCTGTAGACTGCCAAAGGCATTGTGCTAGAATGTGTGCTCAGAAATGGCTAAATTCTGGTGGGGACAGAGGGAGGATGAAAAGAAAATTCATTGGATAAAATGGTGTAGAATGACAGACATCAAAGCTGAAGGGGGTCTGGGATTTCGAGACTTGCAGGATTTCAACTTAGCATTATTGGGGAAGCAGCTATGGAGAATTTTGATGCAGCCTAATTTGCTGATGAGCAGAGTTATGAAAGCAAGGTACTTTGGTAGGAAATCTATTTGGAATATACAACCAAAAGGCTCAGATTCTTGGTGTTGGAAAAGTTTATTGAGTGCCAGAGAAGTGTTGGAGGAAGGACTAAGAAGGAGAGTGGGAGATGGGGAATCTATTAAAATCTGGGAAGATAGGTGGCTGCCAGGAATAGAGGATGGGAAGATAAGATCTCAGAGGAAGGATGATAGCAAGATCCAGAGGGTTAGTGAATTGATCAGGGATGGCAAGTGGGATAGAGAGCTGTTGAGgcaggaatttgaggagaaGGATAGGTTGCAAATACTAAAGATACCACTGAGCTTGGGGAAGGTAATGGATAGGTTCTATTGGGCAAGATCAAGTTCTGGTGTATATTCAGTTAAGACTGGTTATCAACTAATCAAGGAAATGAAGAGAAGATAGTGTCAGCAGGGAGGAACTTCAGAACCAAGCAGTAGTAGGATGCTCAAGTCTCAAAACTGGAGCTTTTTGTGGGGCTTGAGCATGCCAAACAAACTTAAACACTTTATTTGGAAATGTCTACAAGGAATATTGCCAACTAATGCAGTGGTGAAAGGAAAATGTGGTAAGGGGGATCATGAGTGCAAGTGCTGTGGCGATAGCTCTGAGACATTAGAGCATATGTTGTTTCTGTGCTGTAATGCTAGAGCAATCTGGAAGGCGGCGCCATTGAGGTGGGATGGTTTGGAGGAGTTTAGGAATAATTTCTGGCACTGGTGGGAAGAGCTTAGGGGGGCAGTGACTCAAGAGCAAGGAAGGGAACACATAACTCTCACGGTAAACATCTTGTGgcagatttggaaatccaggaacaATAAACAGTTCAACAATAGGAGCAGTGAGCCTATAGTGGTGGTTAATAAGGCATTAGTGGATTGGAACGAGTTCCAACTGGCACAAGAGGGGGGGGGCAAAACATGACAATTTGGCAATGGGAGAGCAGGTGAGGGGCAGGAGGTGGGAAGCACCGCAAGCTGGCTGGATTAAGCTCAATACGGATGCAGCTTTGGACCAAAAGAGCAACAAGGCAGGGTGGGGTGTAGTTGCCAGAAATAGCTTAGGGGAATTGGTAGGCGCATGGGCAAGACCAATTGATGGTTGTGCTGAGGCACAGGTGGAGGAAGCTTTAGCAATACGAGAAGCTGTGGTCATAGCTAAACGAATGGGATGGAGGAAAGTGGTGCTGGAATCGGATTGTAAGATAGTTGTGGACAAAATCAATGCAAGGGAGGAGGCAGTCAGTATAGCCACAATTCAGTGGGATATCTGGAGGTTGATGAAAGATTTTGACAAATGTTGCTGTTCCTTTACTAGAAGGAGCAACAACTATGTAAGTCATTACTTAGCAAAGTTTGCTATAACACTTATTGATGTAGCTGAATGGAAGCTTAGCTTCCTAGCGTGGTTGCTTGAGTTAGCTCAAGCTGATGTACAGGAGCAGTTGCTCTGACTCGGTATTTGGCTTTGTTTAATGCAATGTtatcgtttggaaaaaaaaaaaaaaacttgcattTCTTCTTAATATTATCATGTTTtctcttttcacttttttcagtCGATTTACAATCTTACTCTCAAAGATCTACATCACGTCATAGAATGTGCTCCAGTCTTACTGTTGGACTAAAGTGTTCTTCCAACAAGAAGATTTCTTTCAATCAAGAATGCATTGGCAAAGAAGTCAttttgggaaaataaaaaaaaaaacactcctGCTGTTAGTCAAATAATGTTGACCTTCTAATTTGGGATGATGTCAGCACAAAATTATGATAAAAACCCCAAAATGCCTATCAAAACtcttaacattttttttgtttctctttttccttctcacAAAAAAATGCCAAAACGATGATATGTTATCACTTGTCACAGCAAGGCTCGCCGAATTAGGCGACTTAAGCAAGACCCTACAATTATCATCATTGTTAAAAAGCCTTGAAGCTTTAATCCCTCATTAAAACATTCTAGGAACAACAAATAATTAATCTCAAAATCACTATAATAACAAAGTGATTATAAGTAAGCCATATTTTCTAAAGGTCTTCAACAAAAGAGTCGTCAAGCTCCACaagaatagtaaaaaaaaaaaaaatgctcattTGATTCATTGAcacaaatttaaataaaatttcccATTAACAATTAAGGCCCATTAGTTTCGTACCTCCATATTGTCTTATCTATTGTCACATgattcttttaatttcttaacATGCCAAAATATCCACACAATCTTCCTCTGTAATGTTATTGATTGAAATTTCAGTATCACtcttaattaaatattaaagaTAGCGAGGGGGCTAACCATTTTATATATATCGCAGCAAAATTATGTGTATATATACGCAACAACAACAGGGAATTTAGTGGACACTATAATCTAGTGGACATGGTTCTAGAGTTCGTCTATGTCAATTGCCATAGCCGGAGttatttttcatccattttcaacttttcatgaaactaaaaaaaaagattatgtagattttttaaacattaaagTGGTCATGTATAATATAACAAACTATAGGGGATAAACAGTAATTTACCCCTATATTAGCACATCACAAAACCAATGAATGCACTCACTTTACAAAAAAATACAACAGAGGTGAAAATAAATCGTGAAAAAATAATCGATGAAACAACTGACTACTAAATAAAATTGCTTGTACTTACTGGAATTGAGCTCCAGACAATAATGCCTTTTTGAGTTTGATCCTTTTCGAAACAACTAGTTTTTCGGCCCTATTGGTTATGCTTGGTGGCCCTTGTTTTCTTATAACACTTGTATTGTGTTTAATAATCTCCTGAATCCAGTCCCTCATGCAAGTCGCTGGAAAATGAGTCAACGTTTATGCGAACCTGGGCTTAGCGTACTAATTTCATTAACATCTTCGAGAAAATTATTCCAATGCACAGAGACTATGAAGTCCAGAACAAAAGAAGCGCCACATCTGGAGCCGGAGGCGTTTTATATTTTACAATTTGATCTTTAAGTTCTCAAAGTCTCTAATACGTAGAGGTGAGCAAACGGCACAAATTCAGTGTTTCGGTTAGTTGAATTCGGTTAATTTGATTATTTGACTTATAAAAATCTAAACCGCTTTTAATTTCGAATTGGCTATAACCGAATTCATTTCGCTACCGATTTCGAATTCGGAAATGGTAATGAATTCGGTCTAACCGaattcatttatatatatatatatataaaaaaactGATGAGATAACCCTGTTATGGTCCTGAAGGAAGTGAttgtgtaatttttaatttacaaaTTGGGGCTCCTAaattataatacattcattatgctcctcaatgatttaaaaattattactgatttgatccccaaatttattcataatttaacacattacttatgttctaatcattttgtggtttaattggcatttatttgatcacttatacctagaatccttagtctatgatttaaggaacacataaaaagtgattaatttaaactagaataaaccttagactgtacaatgattagtgataatttatgaatttataatttgcaatgattaataataagtaatattagttacaaacttacaaattacaatgattagtgataagttatattagttacaaacttataatttatttcaaatcaaaataaaacttatttacttacatatgttattgtgaaagtcaatacactaatacattgatttgcaattcatatgCATTCACTTACACTACTTAGTTGTCTTGTCTATACTTAAAGTCTTAAGATTAGTAAATAGAgaatatgaatttttatgttaaatatgtaaTGTAAATTTAGAGCATAGAAATACTTGCAAGTTACAGGTTacgcattcaaatattcaataattcaaacatgaatgatgtatcaaattaccaatatctaaattctaattactaattatatttattgtttaatatttagtattatacatatatgtattaattattatctaattctagtcatgttactcatgtataaaataataagtattatagttatgttatattgttatgtattactatatatttgtattattatagtcatataacaattaacaaatactaaaatatgttgtgcattattatatattattattattataggtACATGATAATACCATGTACTAACTATTATTAATAGCgtttacctatataatataataatatattagtagtatatactaatactaaatagcatttatctatatattataaaattttataaactaatttGGTATTCGAATATGATAATGCGGTACCCTATTTCATTTTACCGAATTTGAATGTGAAATCGGTtattaccaaattcataatcccattacctatttcataccatattagaattcggtgaattcggtaCGTATCGAATTTGTACCAAATTATCAAATATCTGATTTTAAATTaccaaattgaatttgaattcggtTATGAATTCGGTATATACcgaatttgctcacccctaCTAATACGCAGTTGAATTTGCAATTTGATCAGCAGCGGTACAAAACTATATTATTTAACCAATCTTTGAGCCAATATTCCATTCTCTCTTTACCAGAATGAACCAACATTGAACTCGCTTATTTTTTAGATTTACTTCACCATCCAATTAGAATAGATAAAATGTGTACTCGTCGTCAGGATCAAGAGCATCTGGGTCAAAATGTACA
This portion of the Coffea arabica cultivar ET-39 chromosome 2e, Coffea Arabica ET-39 HiFi, whole genome shotgun sequence genome encodes:
- the LOC140036111 gene encoding uncharacterized protein, giving the protein MGEQVRGRRWEAPQAGWIKLNTDAALDQKSNKAGWGVVARNSLGELVGAWARPIDGCAEAQVEEALAIREAVVIAKRMGWRKVVLESDCKIVVDKINAREEAVSIATIQWDIWRLMKDFDKCCCSFTRRSNNYVSHYLAKFAITLIDVAEWKLSFLAWLLELAQADVQEQLL